The window aagaatggacgCTACTGCCCTGCCTTGCAGTAATTTTCATCTTCTCTCGGCTCCCTTCTCAATGTAGCTTCAATCtccaagtccagaggaactaaattgcctgtgggGAGATCTGtgcatataaaacactaacagaaacagcggttatccaattcaagaggaaaacaaatatgagtcgaaagtaaatattcacagtttatcaaaaaaataaagaatagacataTAGGACTGAaccaactttccaaatagaaagaagttccccagcaacggcgccaaaaacttgttcgaagTCCGGAAAATGCACcagatcgcgcaagtagtataaaacggtaagaactaAGTATCaaactctcagggaacttgtgttacttggtaaagctacttcagtgaataggtgtctagtatgaaaagagatgtgtttactatgaacaggtatgtaaactaactattaaaaaggaaaatcatgtgAGTAATGATGCGTAAATACAAGTAGgtaacacgttggtcttcctaataggtgcctaatgttaaaaggatattctctacttaacgaTTCTCATGTTTTCTATGGtatctcctgaaatgctaaaccccgattcctcatgatagtctagcctaatcctgatcaggcattgtccgcagattcctcttgttggactaaactcgaccaaAACCGCATTAAGATACACATACAACAAATAGATTATCGTACCCCAATCCCTCATGATAATACAATAAACTAGCCctatcctatcaagttctaagaatcaaaccagtttccactattgaatgatcctaaaaacacatgcatttacatgatcaaggcaaaagcatggtagaatgaagttctgatagcacagtgaacacacaaaacatcattaaatagatatacaagtatttacatcaagcgcatacaaggaagaaccaacagaggatttagctctccataactgggaagcttccttacaacaaagagaagagaaagatcaaggattgaagaaatacaagtggtggggatgtctcctccacctctagaacctcacaatcactcacaaactcatctcaagttcTCAGGACGGCTTCCTCTTCAATCTCGATTCTCTGCAggtcttcacacagcaaaatctctcaaactctctggaacttggacctttctttCTCTagaaaaccctagacatgcagaagcttcaagaaaaaggcCAAACTCTTCtttccaaaatctgattttaggcttaaataggtggctttgttcgtgcttgagcgcttagcgcaactctaAACCGCTTAGCGCgaattagtgaatttcggcttagcgcgtgtTTTTCTCGCTCTGCGGATGGActgaagtggtgcgcttagcgagatgacCATTTGCTCAACGAACATGCACGACTCATCCTTCTTCTAGATTCATTCTTCGCGCTCAGCcgaggagtgttgcgcttagcggatggctcgctaaggcagcagattggcttagcgagagggtgaaaatcagcacctcacaaacttgcctaattaacctgaaattgagagaaaatgattattaaacacacaaaatggaagtactaagtatttattacctatctttaacaaaaagtaattacaacactacaaaataaccataaattggaggagtttgttacaatttatacaagttttatacacaaaagttagtcgtattcatcgactaacaatgACCTCAGTCAGACTGGGAGGTATGCATGGGGAGCTGTTGCCCTGGTGCATATGTACGATCATTTGAATGATGCTTGTATCAGCACCAGCCGACAGCTTGCTGGTTACATCACCCTCTTACAGGTAATTAATCTGTTTTTGATAAGTTAATTACAACAATGTTTCAAATAGGGTAATTTACACGttcatttgaaatttatatgattttcatGTAATCTTTGTAGTGTTGGATATATGAGCACTTTCCATCCATTGCGGAGTGCATCACTGATTCGAACTATGACGAGGTGTCACCACGTACATGTAGGTGGATTGCGATGAAGGAGACTATGAAGACCATATCTACAGCGATGTACAGGCAGCGTCTGGATCGACTCAAGATTCCTGATGTCTGCTGGATGCCTTATGGGGAGCATCGACTGGTCTGGGAGTTTCATTTGATTTCATGCTTTTCCAGTCATCTCCGCTGAGGGCCCGTTGCTGTCAGACACCGACTAGAGAGGGTCATGTGCTAGTTCAGATACGTCCAGAGTATTCCTGCACAGCCTGCCGATTCATGGGAGTCATTTGATGAAATAGAcgacaggtggatgcactacTCAGACCATCTTTCGCCAGCAACTGAGATGTGTGTTGTGCCAAGTCAGTGTGCGCCAGACTACATAGACTGGTTCTTCGTCATTTCTCATTCATTCATGACCACCACACAGCCATCAGATCTGCCACGAGATGCACCTGTGACACATCATGTCGCATTTGTGGAGCCACATAGCCCTCAGGTGCCGGAGCCAACAGCAGCATCGACACATGCATGTTCTGATGTGGACCAACCTAGACATGCAGTGGTTAGTTTGACTATTTGCGAGATATGTATCAAATGTCATTTAcgtcaattattttaatactattgttgatgcaatccttcctaggaaaggaccagttaccagagccatgagcaagaggctccaagaggattgggctagagctgacaaagaaggccttagggttctaatgaaccttagggtagatttttgagcccatgggtcaaggttgggtcaaggttgggtccactcttctttgtaaatattagaatatgtttttttcttcttttaggccttgtattttggccattttagcagtatagggttttagccttgtatttcaaggcattttgagtagtctttgtactaggatttttttttgtattttcatgtattttttcatgggggtgagcttagctattataggggtgtgtagctaagctctagcttctcttcttaaggaggtgagcttagttattagaggggtgtgtgtagctaagctctagcttctcaaggaagcttctcaaggaggtgagcttagtttttagatgggtatgtgtagttaagctctagcttctcaaggaagttttctcaaagaagcttctcaaggaagttttcttaagaaagcttctcaaggaagctacctagtctataaatagaagcatgtataacacttgttgtaactttgatgaatgaaagtcttatgagatacacttcaaagttccacttctctccctcttttattccttcaattttgtgctccccccttctctctttcttttcctccattaaagcatcctcttcaagcttcttatccaaggcaattcttggtggtgaagctccttcttccttggcttattccctagtggatggtgcctcccctctcctcttctcctttgccttccgctgcatatCCATGgttaaaaatcaccattgaaggacctcattgaagctcaaagatccatcctccatagaagctccacaagcaagcttccatcaagtggtaatcagagcacaagagcttcaagtaggtgcttcttaaacctccattaattttttgctttaccttctcttccattgttgtgtcttcattttttctccatgtatctcctcacatgtcttgtgctaaatgttgttaacatgattctttagattttccaccaattaaacttgctatagaagctagatttgattttctatggttcaaatttcttgttcttgttcttgaaccatgaattgtgttgagtttaggttcctttgagttttatcttgttattttttgtggctgaaacctaaaccataaaattcttacaaaaaatattaaagtagaagaaaacctcaaaaatctagagtgacttgttcacctattgcattttttgtcatagaagtcatgtctagtcatgaaacttgtcacataagatttcttatgttgtgctgaattttattttcttgtttctttgtctaactcatttgttcatgagtgtatgaaattattttatcctattatttgatttgagtcaaatctttcatgttaattagtccttaacatgttcatgcaaaattcttagagtctttgattgtgaaccttttcttgaacttttaggtttccttatgattgtgtctattgtgaatttgagttttggtgattgaattgctggctgaaatgttgatcctaagtgaatattgaactcctaaaactgtggtaaacaatactagtgagttcaacatacataggaaggttgaaagtaagcccaaggcaatcaatataccatgtttaaaaaaaaatcgctggtgctggcagcttggacatacaaacttgtaaaaattactgagaattggttactttgaatttttagctgaaatgtttactgaattttttagacatctggaaaaaagttatacaaaaagaaccaagtgatttagataaatggaaaaaatactaaaaatcacacaagttggcagaaaaatcagtatccaggaaaaaaaaaagtgaaagggaagtgtgcttgttgttttggctcaaaatttattctataattggtgcctatgttataccaatcttagttctgaaatttcaattgaaaattactgtgaaaacaagtgccaaagcttgaggtttgttgagtcttttttttatagtttttttactctactctagagccattctaagtttctctttgagtcctagcttgcttctatgtccttttttcattgctttaattgttgagtaatccttaaaaaattgtcttgttaaaactccattggtttagctttcatttcattttttttggtctttggtcattgcttgtctctttgtttccttgtttgtgggttgccatatagggaattggaaggaggattggtgccatcccttgaagaatttgagtcaagaagcaaggggccaaccaccttaagagctattggactaagaagcactccaaattgagtgaatcaccaaagagagaacaaccaccaaaattgaggaccgttttctaattttgtaatttgcaatttacttacctttattgctttcaagttttgtaacaaaaaggcctttcattggaagtgtgttgggagcctccaataggttaccaaacttccatttgtgtgtaataattttaggcaatttttccttaggatagtgagtgttttgttgggaaccttgaatgtggtaatccaaacactcttaggattcacctagtttacatttcttgcttactttcatagcttatttcttttaccttccattgtcaaaccgcctagatagcttgcattttaccaattagttttttttaccttatctttcacacctcttttagtgtttattttggctagtttcaaccatagtttcttttaccttttgttttcaaacctccaacaagaaagaaccacaacttagaaaccaacatgagtcatcattcaactagtgttaatgatgagggtactagtcataaggaccctctatctagaatcttagatgagttgagttctctcaagttatggaaagaaaaacaagagagaaaagaaaaagaaaaaaaagagtgggagaaataagtcaagataaaagagagaaaataagagaggaagaaagaagaaaactaataaaagaaatgaaaagagaaaaacatgcctcctatagtagtcatgactcttgcaagagtttaagtgaagaacttagcgactattatagagggcgccatagttcacatactaaacatcactcccaaagaagggaaagggatagaaggcctcaagaggttaacattagtcttccatatttccatggaaaagataatgttgaggcctacttagattgggaaatgaaggttgaacaactctttgcttgccatctgatcgaggccgtacccgaatcaaataaacatgaaaatgcagtaactaggaagtgatcctaggtcgtttcccaacgagcagtgacaagccaaatgttcataatatacttgcagtaacagtaacgatgggggggggggggtttggttgtttggtaattaaagagcataacaaataaaatggaatacgaaactactaatattaaaaacaggttgtttcctctgattcagaagccactctcttatcctgggttatggagaattcgtccctaacagtcaaccacttaatccaaccctatttcaatttactaagcgaaaatcaacttagggttttcaatacgtgattaggtaccacatacaccagttagcccttcgtccattaagcatgaacgcaagttaggctcagaggcaattaatcgaacacgaagcgtgcactgattaatattcacgaaattgggataactggtgaagggaaaactgccaggaaaccacattacaaacgaaacctcaaagagagttgggcttcgtcctcaaaaggaaacaacaccagaaaatctagccttccatggattcaaacagaaaacgcaaatgaaacatgaagcagaaacgtaaatgaacaagaacgtaaatgaacagaaacgtaaatgaacagaaacgtaaatgaacagaaacgtaaatgaaagtagaagaagaagcaagaatgaactcgtaattagaagcagaaaacggaaatttgcattaagaacgaaaactgtaacaagggcacagaaaaacatgaaaacctaaaaccaaagctctgaataatgaaaatagcctagcagaatagaatgccctgcacgaatcccaaggcagctatttaaaaagagtcactcaaagtcactgggccctattacaatactctggcccaaaacgaaataaacactgaacaacataaaataaaattgtgaaatttcctaattagaaattaactaaggtaagcgctgctttatttgccctcttcaagtccacaaccaaaatccggattaagcccaatgtttcattaattcctgaaattagatttaaaacatcaaattagctaaat of the Glycine max cultivar Williams 82 chromosome 13, Glycine_max_v4.0, whole genome shotgun sequence genome contains:
- the LOC106795605 gene encoding uncharacterized protein, whose amino-acid sequence is MYDHLNDACISTSRQLAGYITLLQCWIYEHFPSIAECITDSNYDEVSPRTCRWIAMKETMKTISTAMYRQRLDRLKIPDVCWMPYGEHRLPADSWESFDEIDDRWMHYSDHLSPATEMCVVPSQCAPDYIDWFFVISHSFMTTTQPSDLPRDAPVTHHVAFVEPHSPQVPEPTAASTHACSDVDQPRHAVVSLTICEICIKCHLRQLF